In uncultured Cohaesibacter sp., a genomic segment contains:
- a CDS encoding thermonuclease family protein, with protein sequence MTGILKTLSLCIISTNPDQPAILAIWQLSVSIQSFLEQVVPVHINPPALTASLLLLVHPAWSADISADPNPCLAGMAETELSVNADYDTPIGIKQPDGPSYRLAALVAEQLTSKKLQRERERLIKAFINREAPLAFHAADAKPDRYGRKEAFIALKEKGEEGNNPHLLQEALISAGLARVSLDNLTDACACHLLTLESEARSARTGLWKLSGYHVKKADALHLSAIVSTYQIISDNVLSVHRNADGTSYLNFGDNWYEDFTISLNKKALQNWEAKNKILDDLQNKPIYVRGWVEDRGGPLIPVQHAYQLQYVGDNCQVKQ encoded by the coding sequence TTGACCGGCATTTTAAAAACGCTGTCGCTCTGTATCATTTCAACAAACCCAGATCAACCTGCCATACTCGCAATTTGGCAATTGTCCGTTTCGATTCAATCATTTTTAGAACAAGTCGTTCCAGTGCATATCAACCCTCCTGCCCTGACAGCCAGCCTGCTGTTGCTCGTCCATCCTGCATGGAGTGCAGACATCTCTGCTGACCCCAACCCCTGCCTTGCAGGCATGGCAGAGACAGAGCTGTCCGTAAACGCAGATTACGACACCCCGATCGGCATCAAACAACCAGATGGTCCTTCTTACCGATTGGCAGCTCTGGTGGCAGAACAGCTGACAAGCAAAAAACTGCAAAGGGAGAGGGAAAGACTGATCAAGGCCTTCATCAACAGGGAAGCGCCATTGGCCTTCCATGCAGCCGATGCAAAGCCGGACCGCTATGGCCGAAAGGAGGCCTTCATCGCCCTAAAGGAAAAAGGCGAAGAGGGGAACAATCCGCATCTTTTGCAAGAGGCTCTCATCTCGGCTGGGTTGGCCCGGGTTTCTCTCGACAATCTGACAGATGCCTGCGCCTGTCACCTGCTGACATTGGAGAGTGAAGCAAGGTCCGCCAGAACTGGCTTGTGGAAATTATCTGGCTATCATGTAAAAAAAGCGGATGCGCTCCACCTTTCTGCCATTGTATCCACCTACCAGATAATTTCGGATAACGTCCTGTCGGTGCATCGCAACGCGGATGGAACGAGCTATCTGAATTTTGGCGACAACTGGTATGAAGATTTCACCATTTCTCTGAATAAAAAGGCCCTTCAAAACTGGGAAGCCAAAAATAAAATACTGGATGATTTGCAGAACAAGCCCATATATGTTCGTGGCTGGGTAGAAGATCGTGGGGGGCCATTGATTCCTGTCCAACATGCCTATCAGCTGCAATATGTGGGAGATAATTGCCAAGTGAAGCAATAG